In candidate division WOR-3 bacterium, the following proteins share a genomic window:
- a CDS encoding ParB/RepB/Spo0J family partition protein has product MNELLSKREEIIKIPIINIKESKFQMRKKITPEALKDLAESIKEKGIIEPVIVRPIKEGYEIIAGHRRFLAAKEIGLMEIPCIVKEVSDTEAAEISIIENIQRENLNPIEEAIAIKRLIDEFNLTHEEVAKKIGKSRVYVTNLLRLLKLPSEIKEKIEKGELSEGHARVLLSLKDEEEMIKLAEEIIRKKIPVREIEKKLSKKITIDFSKEEELLRKKWGVEVKIHYKGKKGKIEFIFKDEKEFEFLIEELLK; this is encoded by the coding sequence TTGAATGAACTTCTTTCAAAGCGGGAAGAAATAATAAAAATCCCCATTATAAATATTAAAGAATCAAAATTCCAGATGAGAAAAAAAATAACACCTGAAGCTCTAAAGGATCTTGCAGAATCAATAAAGGAAAAGGGGATAATTGAACCAGTAATTGTAAGACCTATCAAGGAGGGATATGAAATAATAGCAGGACATAGAAGATTTCTTGCAGCAAAAGAAATAGGATTAATGGAAATTCCATGTATAGTTAAGGAAGTGAGTGATACTGAAGCAGCTGAAATTTCTATAATAGAAAATATACAAAGAGAAAATCTAAATCCAATTGAAGAGGCTATTGCAATAAAAAGACTAATTGATGAATTTAACTTGACTCATGAAGAAGTGGCAAAAAAAATTGGAAAATCAAGAGTATATGTAACTAACCTTTTAAGACTTCTTAAACTACCTTCTGAGATAAAAGAAAAGATAGAAAAAGGAGAACTCTCAGAGGGGCATGCAAGAGTCCTTTTGAGTTTAAAGGATGAAGAAGAGATGATAAAACTTGCAGAAGAAATAATAAGGAAGAAAATTCCAGTTAGAGAAATTGAAAAAAAATTAAGTAAAAAAATAACAATAGATTTTTCAAAAGAAGAAGAGCTTTTAAGAAAAAAATGGGGAGTTGAAGTAAAAATTCATTATAAAGGAAAAAAAGGAAAAATTGAGTTTATATTTAAGGATGAAAAGGAGTTTGAATTTTTAATTGAAGAACTTTTGAAATGA